The Mangifera indica cultivar Alphonso chromosome 19, CATAS_Mindica_2.1, whole genome shotgun sequence nucleotide sequence tttaactagatttttattcaaaataaacaaattcgaatcgaataaaattaaactaaaccaatttttaaacttgagctaACTCAATTTAGATATAACCCTTAGTTAGTTTGAGGGACAAATGATTTAAATCTCAAAGTTTGGGAATATAAATTCCAAATttattgatgacatattaataccaaacatttttattaatttaattattcattttgaGCAATCATCAACACTTTTGAAAATGAAGCTAGTTTTAATCATTTACTTAaccatatttattttttttctttttaataatggAGAAcaagtaaatataatttaataaaaaattgttatatgtacgtaattttaaatattttattaatacttaaagtaatattatatatatataaattatataaatttattcatataatttaatataataatatttaattaaataattttaaaatgaaatataaaatataaaataattttatatgtataattttatgtataaataataatgtgttattatataattagataatttaaaattataaataaaacaaaatttaattatataataacatattattatttatatataaaattttatatattattgatatatataattttattaaaaaatatattattatataataagttatcttacgtttatataatttttgtacacgtgtagtttaatttattaaaaatataagtcgttaaaaattaaaggaagggctgtaaaaaatatttacaccTAGCGGTAGTACGCTAGAGGGAGTAGCTGTAAGGCTGCACGCGTATCAAATAACGCTTCAGTTAGCTCATGCTTCTCCGGCTCTGCGAAATTAAATTAACAGAATCCCATTCAAAATAAGCATTGGTGAGCCAGCCAGTCAGGCAGACGACAAAACTAATTTCACAAGCCACACTAAGAACCGACCGAGACAGAGAGACAGATAGTCATCGTCATTCTCAACGTCGTCGCTTTGGCTGCCTCTGTTACTTTTATCTGTCGTTGAGGATTTTGCATTCCTTCAGAAATGGCGGATCAATACACGTGGGGACTGATCTTCGGGTTGGTGCTAGGCCTGGTCGCCTTGTATAACTTGGGGCTCTTTACcttgtataattttgttatgaaaacTAGGACAGATTCGTCGGATACTACAAGTGATTGCTTGACGAGTAACTCCGTTGTTAACCAAGAATGCGAATCCGATCATTTTGCCGACACTGACGTCATCATTGTCGGTGCTGGCGTTGCTGGCGCCGCCCTGGCTCACACTCTTGGCAAGGTTACAAATCATTTTTTCtgttctcatttttttcttttttggtgaGTTTCTTCGTTCATTTTCTCATCAACCAAACGGtgaatttttcttttagttttatgggaacttttgaattttttttaactgattGTTAATAGCCATGCACGGTTAAATTGGTTGAAACTCGaaagattttatttaacttGGAAGAGAAGAAGTActtatttttacataattgaattctgattttttaattcatcaattttatcGAGTATGGAATTATCATGTCACAGAAAGCATGCTAAAGTGATATGGCCCTATGATtatggtttattttatttagatttctTGAGggattctttcaatttttatgatattttaattattaactttcTAATTAGTATATCCTATATGCTACATACTTACAGCATCgtatattgatatatatattttgataacttatgaggttttaatttttgttctctttCCAAACAGGATCTCTGATCGGTGtaagcttaaatttttattattttgtatcttaacctcttttcaaaattacaaacaatTTTATCGATGATAACGGGAATCTTTGTTGAATTAAAGTGATGGGAATGTACtgtttatgaattaaaacaGTTTGGATTTCATCTGATACACAACCTTCTATGTTCATGGATTTTTTTATCTGCTGCTTGTCtactttttataattatgagatGAGGCCCAACCCAACTTTAACATGACCTTTTGTGTCACCCTTGTAATTTTAACGGAGTGCTAATGCTTATGGACTCAACAACCAATATATTTCGCTCACTTTTGTGAGCTGGGTGTGTACAAAATTGACCTGTATTATATTCAGTAGTGACTTTTTTCCTTGATGCAGGCCTTTTTATGCTTGACATCTgtgtaaatattttgtttatattctgAATTGATGCACACTTGTTCAAAGCAGTTGGACCACTgctaatatttgttttatcacTTGTTGACATCATATTCATTTGTTAAGGCCACACTTAAGTATCATGCACTATAACCACTTATATCACATCTTATACAATTTTGTAAGGATTAAAATAGGTTTCATGATTTCTGATTGATGCCAGTAAGTAATATTATCTAATTGCTAGTGATGTGTCCAGTAATGTCTTATAGTGATTTTTTCCAAAATGAAGGATGGCCGGCGAGTGCATGTGATTGAAAGAGATTTGTCTGAACCTGACCGAATCGTTGGTGAATTGCTACAGCCAGGGGGCTACCTCAAATTAGTTGAATTAGGTCTTCAAGGTGGGTGAATTGCAACTTTTCATTGATACGAGAAAAGTATAAATTGACATCAAAGAAATGATATTGAATTAGTTTCTGTTTGATGACAGAAGTTGaagaaatgatatatttttgcattttaCTTGGCCTTAATAGCATAAATTGTTTGTTAATGAAATATGCATATGTTCTGCACAGATTGTTTGGAGGAGATTGATGCTCAGCGAGTTTTTGGTTATGCTCTTTTCAAGGATggaaaaaatactataatacCGTATCCATTAGAAAACTTTCACTCGGATGTTGCAGGTAGAAGCTTTCACAATGGGCGTTTCATACAGAGGTTGAGGGAGAAAGCTGCATCCCTTCCAAAGTATACTCTATCTTTGATTTTAAATGTTTGTGACTGTGGGTTCATTACATTCTTTATTGACATTTTGTTGCTGTTCTGAGAGTGACAATGTTCTCAAAAAGTTTGttagatttgaaaatgatttgttGCATGTTTCTTAgcaaataattatgtttaacTGTCTGCACAAATGAACAACTCTTTTAGTGCTACACTTTACTCTGAAACCATTTCTAGTTATATTCAAAATGCGGCCTCTCATACTTGCAAATGGCAGATCTTAGTTTTGTTATTACCATAGTTAGTGTTCAGAGATAAATATTTTGGCAAATGCAGCCATTCTTGACAGAGTTTCTGGTTGATGGTCACTTATACACAACCGATAACTAGCTGATGTTGCATTTTGATAGAGGTTGATCATGTCAGAATGTTTTTTTCTCTAatactatatatgtatatatatctgtTCATTGATAGTTACACCTCTTTTGTATTTTACTAGTGTGCAATTGCAGCAAGGAACGGTAACTTCACTGATTGAAGAAAAAGGGACTATTAAAGGTGTGCAGTACAAGACTGAACGTGGCCAAGAATTGACAGCTTTTGCTCCTCTGACAATTGTCTGTGATGGCTGCTTTTCGAACTTGCGTCGCTCCCTTTGCAACTCTAAGGTGAGAGTGCCATTGATTGCTCCCGTAATAGTCACTAACAACTGAACTGCATAATTACTACATGTATTACCTTATTACTTGGTCCAATACTGAAAAATCTCAGCAATCTCGTCTGACAAAACGAAATAATTCCTAATTTTTTTCCGTAAATGTTGGCAGGTTGATGTGCCGTCTTGTTTTGTTGGTTTGGTTCTAGAAGATTGCAAACTTCCATATGCGAATCATGGGCATGTTATATTGGCTGACCCTTCCCCGGTTTTGTTTTATCCTATAAGTAGCAATGAGGTTCGTTGCCTGGTTGATGTACCTGGTCTAAGGGTTCCTTCCATTTCAAGTGGTGAAATGGCAAATTATTTGAAAACGGTGGTGGGGCCTCAGGTATTATATTTTTTCgcattttctttcactttttgtGGGCCTTCATTTTTCCGCAGCTATTTTTTCCCACCTTTTACTTTGATATTGCATTTCATATCTGTTATATGTTTAATGGTGTCTTGAGTAATTGTGTTGTATGTTGCAGGTTCCCCCTGAAATCTACAATTCCTTTGTAGCTGCTGTAGACAAAAGAAACATCAGGACAATGCCAAATAGAAGCATGCCAGCTGCTCCCTATCCTACTCCTGGAGCCCTTTTGATGGGGGATGCATTCAACATGCGCCATCCTTTAACCGGGGGAGGAATGACAGTAGCTCTGTCTGATATTGTCGTCCTGCGTGACCTTCTCAAGCCTTTACATGATCTGAATAATGCATCAGTACTCTGCAATTACCTTGAATCCTTTTACACTTTGCGTAAAGTATGTTGTCTTTTCTGCTATTCCAGTTGTCTTGTGGGCTTTCTGTCTTCCACTTCGATTCTTTCTGGTTGTCAGAGGAAAATTATTCTCACAAAAGTTCTGCTATCTTTGGATATTATTCAGAATAGCTATGTAAACTTAGCAGTTCATCATTTGGCATAATAGCATTCTGCATAATATTAAAACTCAAGTGTGCCTGTAATGTTTGAATTTACAGCCAGTTGCATCTACGATCAATACATTGGCTGGTGCCCTGTACAAAGTGTTTTGTGCTTCACCTGATGAAGCAAGGAAGGAAATGCGTGAGGCATGCTTTGACTATCTTAGTCTTGGAGGCATATGTGCATCAGGACCAGTCTCTCTGCTCTCTGGTCTAAATCCTCGTCCATGGAGCCTGGTTTTCCATTTCTTCGCTGTTGCAATTTATGGTGTTGGTCACTTGTTATTGCCATTTCCTTCACCTTATCGCATTTGGCTTGGAGCCAGAATAATTTCAGTGCGtggttttttatctttctttcttttcatttcatttcttatCACCCTCTATTCTGTTAATCAAATTTcccttttattaatatatactgAATGTTTCAAATGTTAAATCTCTGTCCAGGGTGCATCAGGAATTATCTTTCCTATCATAAGGGCAGAAGGTGTTAGGCAAATGTTCTTCCCTGCAAGTGTTCCGGCATATTACAGAGCTCCTCCTGTTAGCAGATAGCTGATTAGAATCCACCAAAAACGAAAAAACACTTCCCTTTTTTTCTAGTTATGAAGGAGGTGAAAAGCCTCAAGAAGATGCTGTTTGTGCGTTAGTAAACATTGCTGTGTAGAATTTGTATGTTTAGGGTGCTAATGCAAACTTGTAATCACAATCAATTTTACTTGCTCTGAGGACTTTATTCTTCTCTTTACCCAAAAGCCTTGTTAAATGAAGTTTAATTTTAGAGTTGAGTTGGGATTTTATTGgtctaaaatttaaaagtcGAGTGAATGAATATGTACCGCCCAAACTTTGCTGAAGTAACAGTTTTTCACCTTTTAATATTGAAAGGTTCATTTACCCATTTGTTATTCTAAGGGTGGACTCAAATCAAACACTTGACTCGAATTGATGTTTGGCTTGATTCGAGTTGAAGTTTCAATTTGACAACTTGGTAATGATATTTATTATCttgtcaataatattattcatccaaTCGATAATACTATATGTGGTTATACCCAACAGACACAGCTTCTAAACAAATAGGACAGTCTTTCTCTGGGTTTGAAGCCCCTATCATCTCTTCCTGCACCGCCCTAACACCTACTGATGTGGCCACATTCTATGTACTGGGTCACAAAAATCCATCATCCGCAGAACGCCATGGGTAGAATTCATGAATAACCAAGTCCATTGTAATTGGCGCGAATTTCAGGTAATCTGGGGGTCACTTTGAATCCACTGAACCTGCTGGTAGACATGGTATGCCAAACTTTGCAGGGAGTCAACTTGTGGTAGTTGAGCATTTGAGGATTACATTGATAAGTCAGCTATGTTAGGTTAAACTGATTGGAAGCCACTGGGGCATAAAATTCGGCCCGTAGGGTGAAGTGGCACTCCTTGCGAGAAAGAATGTCAAGCAAGAATTGATGAATACCCTGGTAAGATAAAAAGTTGCCACCTTGCCATTGATTAATAGCGACTGATGAAGCTTTAATTTGGTTCAAGCTCATTATCAGGCCTCAGCTGCTAACATTAGTCACCCAAATCAATGAGATATCTAAAAGATTTTACGTCCTAAAATGGAAATTTAAAGACTTCTAAACGAAAGCAAATCAACAATTCACTGCAGTAAAATGGAGCTAAGAATGAATGCAAATAAATTGAAACATCATCTCAATCATACAACTTTCCAGTTCAATCTACAAGACACTTTGTTATAAGAATAATTTCTGGAAAACAATCATgacaaaggagaaaaaaaaaatacttcacACATTCTACCTCTAATCTACAAGGCCAATTGAACACAATCATGACTAATGAAAGTCTCTTTTTGTTGCTGAATATACAAATGCTTTGTGATTCTACCAAGTCGCATTCTTCAGTTAAAAGTTTGAAGAACAAGCAGTAAGGAGCCGAGAACCTATACAACtgttcctttctttttctatttccttttcttttctaaatgACATAAAATGTGCAGTCAACTTGAAACTTTTGGATTCTCTGTTAGCAGG carries:
- the LOC123203376 gene encoding squalene monooxygenase SE1-like encodes the protein MADQYTWGLIFGLVLGLVALYNLGLFTLYNFVMKTRTDSSDTTSDCLTSNSVVNQECESDHFADTDVIIVGAGVAGAALAHTLGKDGRRVHVIERDLSEPDRIVGELLQPGGYLKLVELGLQDCLEEIDAQRVFGYALFKDGKNTIIPYPLENFHSDVAGRSFHNGRFIQRLREKAASLPNVQLQQGTVTSLIEEKGTIKGVQYKTERGQELTAFAPLTIVCDGCFSNLRRSLCNSKVDVPSCFVGLVLEDCKLPYANHGHVILADPSPVLFYPISSNEVRCLVDVPGLRVPSISSGEMANYLKTVVGPQVPPEIYNSFVAAVDKRNIRTMPNRSMPAAPYPTPGALLMGDAFNMRHPLTGGGMTVALSDIVVLRDLLKPLHDLNNASVLCNYLESFYTLRKPVASTINTLAGALYKVFCASPDEARKEMREACFDYLSLGGICASGPVSLLSGLNPRPWSLVFHFFAVAIYGVGHLLLPFPSPYRIWLGARIISGASGIIFPIIRAEGVRQMFFPASVPAYYRAPPVSR